A genomic window from Mesorhizobium sp. 131-2-1 includes:
- a CDS encoding YbaK/EbsC family protein: protein MSLQSVKTFFAEHAPDIAVIETPTSSATVALAAEAHGVEPGQIAKTICMRVGERVLLVVARGDARIDNRKSRDAFGGKPRMLDAEQVAEITGHPVGGVCPFGLASPLPVYCDVSLRAFDEVVPAAGATNAAVRIGVDRMASLVGAEWCDICQG, encoded by the coding sequence ATGAGCCTCCAGTCCGTAAAAACCTTCTTCGCCGAGCATGCCCCGGACATCGCGGTGATCGAAACGCCGACGAGTTCGGCGACTGTGGCGCTCGCCGCCGAAGCGCATGGTGTCGAGCCGGGACAGATCGCCAAGACCATCTGCATGCGCGTCGGCGAGCGGGTGCTGCTGGTGGTCGCCCGCGGCGACGCGCGCATCGACAACCGCAAATCGCGCGATGCCTTCGGCGGCAAGCCGCGAATGCTCGATGCCGAACAGGTGGCCGAGATCACCGGCCACCCGGTCGGCGGCGTCTGCCCGTTCGGCCTCGCCTCGCCATTGCCGGTCTATTGCGACGTGTCGCTGCGCGCCTTTGACGAGGTGGTGCCGGCCGCCGGCGCCACCAATGCCGCAGTCAGGATCGGCGTCGACCGCATGGCAAGCCTGGTCGGCGCCGAATGGTGCGACATCTGCCAGGGCTAG